From the genome of Gracilinanus agilis isolate LMUSP501 chromosome 2, AgileGrace, whole genome shotgun sequence, one region includes:
- the LOC123236071 gene encoding olfactory receptor 11G2-like yields MPSEARNISYTVTEFILLGFPSRWEIQVLLFCLFSVTYILTILGNMAIVCAVYWDLRLHIPMYLLLANFSFLEICYVNSDVPNMLANFLSKTKAVSFTRCLLQLYFFFSLGTTECLFLSIMAYDRFLAICRPLHYPTIMTTKFCSHLVIFCWVYGFLWFLVPVVLVTQLPFCGPNVIDDFLCDLGPLLDLASACVPIPGTVLICGTMSSLLIFATFFYIIGSYTLVLRAVLRVPSASGRRKAFSTCSSHLAVVLLFYGSVMMTYVSPGSGQAEGMQKFTTLFYSVMTPLFNPLIYSLRNKEMKEALKKVLGRA; encoded by the coding sequence ATGCCCTCAGAGGCCAGAAACATTTCCTACACAGTGACTGAATTCATCCTCCTGGGTTTCCCTAGCCGCTGGGAAATTCAGGTACTCCTCTTTTGTCTATTCTCTGTGACTTATATTCTGACAATCCTTGGAAACATGGCCATCGTCTGTGCTGTGTACTGGGACCTCCGGCTTCATATTCCCATGTATCTGCTGCTGGCCAACTTCTCTTTCCTAGAGATCTGCTATGTCAACTCTGATGTGCCCAACATGCTGGCCAATTTCCTATCTAAAACCAAAGCCGTTTCCTTTACTCGATGTCTCCTCCagttatatttcttcttttccctggGTACCACAGAGTGTTTGTTTCTTTCCATCATGGCCTATGATCGTTTCCTAGCCATATGCCGTCCACTGCACTATCCCACCATCATGACCACTAAATTCTGCAGTCACTTGGTCATCTTTTGTTGGGTATATGGTTTCCTCTGGTTCTTGGTTCCAGTAGTCCTTGTCACTCAGTTACCATTCTGTGGTCCAAATGTCATTGATGACTTCTTGTGTGATCTGGGGCCATTGCTGGACCTGGCTTCAGCTTGTGTTCCAATCCCGGGGACTGTTCTCATCTGTGGCACCATGagctccctcctcatctttgccacCTTCTTCTACATCATTGGATCCTACACCTTGGTGTTGAGAGCTGTGCTACGAGTACCTTCAGCCTCAGGCCGTCGAAAGGCCTTCTCTACCTGCTCTTCACATCTGGCTGTGGTTCTTCTATTCTATGGCTCAGTCATGATGACATATGTGAGTCCAGGATCAGGACAAGCAGAGGGTATGCAGAAATTCACTACCTTGTTCTACTCTGTGATGACCCCTCTCTTCAATCCCCTTATTTATAGCCTCCGGAATAAGGAGATGAAGGAAGCTTTGAAAAAAGTCCTAGGAAGAGCTTGA
- the LOC123234148 gene encoding olfactory receptor 11G2-like: MNSYSIYNISSNIAGFILLGFPCHRENQILLFSLFFIIYILTLLWNGAIICAVVWDQKLQTPMYVLLANFSFLEIWYVTTIIPNMLVNILSETKIISFSGCFIQFYFFFSFGVTECFFLAIMAFDRYLAICRPLHYPTIMTERLCTNLMISCWLLGFFWFLVPIIIISQMSFCDPKIIDHFVCDPGPLLALMCTPAPMMELTCSTLSCLNLFAPFGFIMGSYALVLRAVLRVPSVAGRRKAFSTCGSHLAVVSLFYGSVMVMYVKPASGNDSGTQKIVTLFYSVVTPFLNPMIYSLRNREMKEALRKVLGRRELAS, from the coding sequence ATGAATAGCTATAGCATCTACAACATCTCCAGTAATATTGCTGGTTTCATTCTCCTTGGGTTCCCCTGTCATAGAGAGAACCAGATCCTCCTCTTCTCATTGTTCTTCATCATTTACATTCTAACACTTTTGTGGAATGGAGCCATCATCTGTGCAGTAGTCTGGGATCAAAAGCTCCAAACCCCAATGTATGTACTACTGGCCAACTTCTCCTTCTTAGAAATTTGGTATGTTACTACCATCATCCCTAATATGTTGGTGAACATCCTCTCTGAGACAAAAATCATCTCCTTCTCTGGCTGTTTCATTCAGTTctacttcttcttctcttttggcGTCACAGAATGCTTTTTTCTAGCAATTATGGCATTTGACAGATATTTAGCCATCTGCCGGCCTCTGCACTATCCAACCATCATGACAGAACGTCTCTGCACCAACTTGATGATCAGCTGCTGGCTTCTTGGCTTCTTCTGGTTCCTGGTCCCCATAATTATCATCTCTCAAATGTCCTTTTGTGACCCAAAGATCATTGATCATTttgtatgtgaccctgggccactGCTAGCTCTCATGTGTACTCCAGCTCCTATGATGGAGCTCACTTGTTCCACTTTGAGTTGTCTGAATCTCTTTGCTCCTTTTGGATTCATCATGGGATCTTATGCCCTTGTGCTAAGAGCTGTGCTAAGAGTCCCTTCAGTAGCAGGTCGTCGAAAAGCCTTCTCCACTTGTGGTTCCCACTTAGCTGTGGTGTCACTATTCTATGGATCTGTGATGGTGATGTATGTGAAGCCAGCTTCAGGGAATGACTCTGGGACCCAAAAGATTGTGACTCTCTTTTATTCTGTTGTCACCCCATTCTTAAACCCTATGATCTATAGCCTTAGGAACAGGGAAATGAAGGAAGCCCTGAGGAAAGTTCTGGGGAGAAGAGAATTAGCGTCTTAA